In Methylacidiphilum infernorum V4, a single window of DNA contains:
- a CDS encoding acyl carrier protein → MAEKKSIEERVKNIIVEQLGVNPEQVTPKARFIEDLGADSLDTVELVMAFEEEFNVEVPDEEAEKLQTVGDVIRYIEENLEEES, encoded by the coding sequence ATGGCAGAAAAAAAATCGATCGAAGAAAGAGTAAAAAACATTATTGTTGAGCAGTTAGGGGTAAATCCTGAACAGGTTACTCCAAAAGCACGGTTTATTGAGGATTTAGGCGCTGATTCTCTCGATACCGTAGAACTCGTCATGGCTTTTGAAGAAGAATTTAACGTCGAGGTCCCGGACGAAGAAGCAGAAAAGTTGCAAACCGTTGGGGATGTGATTCGATATATTGAAGAAAACCTCGAAGAAGAAAGTTAA
- a CDS encoding 3-oxoacyl-ACP reductase family protein translates to MSFKDKVALITGASRGIGRAIAMELAMLGTSIAFISKNPAKVEETERTLKGLGIRAKGYALDISEISQLKKTIDEVLKEFGQIDFLVNNAGKTEDRLLLRMSEADWDSVLNTNLKASFFLIKWVGKHFLSRGFGRILNISSISALIGIPGQANYSASKAGLIGLTRTVAKELGPKGITCNALCPGFIETDMTHNIPLERKEKILKEIPLGRFGKAEEVAKLAVFLLGPGGDYITGQIFVIDGGLLA, encoded by the coding sequence ATGAGCTTTAAAGATAAAGTCGCTTTAATTACCGGGGCCAGCCGGGGAATTGGGAGAGCCATAGCCATGGAACTGGCCATGCTGGGCACATCCATTGCTTTCATAAGCAAAAATCCTGCAAAGGTAGAGGAAACAGAACGAACATTAAAAGGTTTAGGGATCCGGGCCAAGGGTTATGCCCTTGACATTTCCGAAATTTCCCAGTTGAAAAAAACTATTGATGAAGTCTTGAAAGAATTTGGACAAATAGATTTCTTGGTTAATAATGCGGGCAAGACTGAAGATAGATTACTCTTGCGTATGAGTGAAGCGGACTGGGATAGCGTGTTAAATACCAACTTGAAGGCTTCCTTTTTCTTGATTAAATGGGTTGGAAAGCATTTTCTTTCTAGAGGATTTGGAAGAATCTTAAACATCAGTTCTATTTCAGCTTTGATAGGCATTCCTGGACAAGCCAATTATTCCGCATCGAAGGCAGGACTCATCGGCTTGACTCGAACAGTAGCAAAGGAACTTGGCCCCAAGGGCATAACCTGCAACGCTCTTTGTCCAGGTTTTATAGAGACCGATATGACTCATAATATTCCTCTCGAAAGAAAAGAAAAGATTCTTAAAGAAATTCCTTTAGGAAGATTTGGGAAAGCCGAAGAAGTAGCCAAGCTCGCTGTTTTTTTATTAGGCCCAGGAGGGGACTATATAACGGGACAAATTTTTGTCATCGATGGAGGGTTGCTAGCCTGA
- a CDS encoding ACP S-malonyltransferase, producing the protein MRIGLLFCGQGAQKIGMGKDFFEHYPLAKDLYLEADKHLHSPLSQLSFHGPQDELAQTLNCQPSLFVFGYTVFRILHQEIKGIDILGMGGLSLGELTAYAAAGSFDFFTGLELVKQRARLIHEASEKNPGKMVALIGSSRKQAESIAARSSCEVANYNSPDQQVLSGSAASITKAVKLAHAEGIKKVIPLEVSGPFHSSFMEEPSRSFYDLLKEVDLKMPSVPVVTNLRASPARDVDEIRYTLSKQICKAVLWEESLHFMLDWGIELFIEVSPRKIFGNFLKKIAPHIRCLTLSNVESINALKNEL; encoded by the coding sequence ATGCGGATCGGATTATTGTTTTGCGGACAAGGAGCACAAAAGATAGGGATGGGTAAAGATTTTTTCGAACATTACCCTTTAGCCAAGGATCTTTACTTGGAAGCGGATAAACATCTCCATTCACCCTTAAGCCAATTATCTTTTCATGGTCCACAAGATGAGTTAGCTCAAACTCTAAACTGCCAGCCTTCCCTCTTCGTATTTGGATACACGGTGTTTAGGATTTTACACCAAGAAATAAAAGGAATAGATATCTTGGGGATGGGAGGATTGTCCCTTGGTGAACTCACCGCTTATGCGGCGGCCGGCAGCTTTGATTTCTTTACCGGACTTGAACTTGTCAAGCAAAGAGCCCGACTCATTCACGAAGCTTCGGAAAAGAATCCCGGTAAAATGGTCGCCTTAATCGGTTCTTCGAGAAAACAAGCTGAATCCATTGCTGCCCGGTCGAGTTGCGAGGTGGCTAATTACAACTCCCCCGATCAACAGGTTCTGAGCGGTTCAGCCGCCTCCATTACAAAGGCCGTTAAACTTGCCCATGCAGAAGGCATTAAAAAGGTAATCCCCCTTGAAGTTTCCGGTCCCTTCCACAGTTCCTTTATGGAAGAGCCGTCAAGGAGCTTTTATGATCTTCTCAAGGAAGTAGACCTTAAAATGCCCTCTGTGCCCGTTGTGACTAATCTCAGGGCATCGCCAGCTCGAGATGTTGATGAAATCCGTTATACTTTGAGCAAACAGATTTGCAAGGCTGTCCTTTGGGAAGAGAGTTTGCATTTTATGCTTGATTGGGGCATAGAACTGTTTATTGAAGTTTCTCCAAGGAAAATTTTTGGAAATTTTTTAAAAAAAATAGCTCCTCATATTCGTTGTTTAACACTATCGAATGTAGAATCTATCAATGCATTAAAAAATGAGCTTTAA
- the nth gene encoding endonuclease III has translation MKKKQKTAIEASSPAHGPASLDEKERIAKILAILEKTYPNSKPALFFRNPLELLIATILSARCTDEQVNLVTAKLFEKYKTAEDYASASIEELERMIHSLGFYKTKARNIKNTCRLIATKFNGQVPPQMDKLVELPGVGRKTANVVLGNAYGINEGIVVDTHVSRVAYRLGLTKEKQPEKIELDLMRCIPQESWTTFSNLLIWHGRKRCKARNPDCLHCELNLLCPKIGVNN, from the coding sequence GTGAAAAAAAAGCAGAAAACTGCAATCGAAGCGTCCTCTCCGGCTCACGGTCCGGCAAGCTTGGATGAAAAGGAAAGAATAGCAAAGATCCTGGCCATCCTTGAAAAAACTTACCCCAATTCAAAGCCCGCCCTTTTTTTCAGGAATCCCTTGGAATTACTCATCGCTACCATTCTCTCTGCACGATGTACCGACGAGCAGGTAAACTTGGTTACCGCGAAGCTGTTTGAAAAATATAAAACTGCGGAGGATTATGCTTCGGCTTCCATAGAAGAACTAGAACGCATGATTCATAGTCTTGGCTTTTATAAAACAAAAGCCAGGAATATAAAGAATACCTGCAGGCTGATTGCTACAAAATTTAACGGGCAGGTTCCTCCCCAAATGGATAAACTGGTCGAATTACCCGGAGTGGGGCGTAAAACAGCCAATGTCGTTTTAGGAAATGCCTATGGCATAAACGAAGGAATCGTCGTAGATACCCATGTCAGCCGAGTGGCTTATAGGCTTGGATTGACTAAAGAAAAACAACCCGAAAAAATAGAGCTTGATTTGATGCGATGCATTCCTCAAGAATCATGGACAACATTTAGCAACCTGCTGATCTGGCATGGAAGAAAAAGGTGTAAAGCTAGAAATCCCGACTGCCTCCACTGTGAACTCAACCTCCTTTGCCCCAAGATAGGAGTCAACAATTAA
- the rimO gene encoding 30S ribosomal protein S12 methylthiotransferase RimO, which produces METSLSGIRVGMISLGCSKNLVDSEIMLGKLLEAGAVLTASPHQADILLINTCGFILPAKKESIDTILAAIHRRTTTSKKQKIVVSGCLYQRYGKELSALLPEVDLFLGLDDIPKIDLYVKQLIDTPPSSKEMPALNFSPRFIPDFEHPRLKLTPSHFGYLKIAEGCNHPCTFCIIPRIRGRYRSRTIQNVVAEAEAMIRRGTKEIILVSQDTTFYGRDLSNGQSSLLVDLLDSLETLEGDFWIRLLYTHPAHWNASLIEKFSTSKKIAKYIDIPIQHISNPVLERMQRKTEESYIRELLAEMRTKIKNAAIRTTLIVGFPGESEEDFQKLCSFVSSFKFDRLGVFPYSAEEGTKAEKMNGQVPEIVKKRRAKKIMELQKEIAKEKNKELVGKTLKVLVDYPGVARTEWDCPDVDALVHVPYHLPPGHFTEVKIVDFKEYDLIAR; this is translated from the coding sequence ATGGAAACTTCTCTTTCAGGCATTCGCGTAGGCATGATTTCCTTGGGGTGCTCTAAAAATCTCGTTGATTCTGAAATCATGCTTGGGAAACTGCTCGAAGCGGGTGCGGTTTTAACCGCCTCCCCTCACCAGGCTGACATCCTGTTAATCAATACTTGTGGTTTTATACTCCCTGCAAAAAAGGAATCTATCGATACCATTCTTGCCGCCATCCACAGGAGAACAACGACCTCTAAAAAGCAAAAAATAGTGGTGAGCGGTTGCCTCTATCAACGTTACGGCAAGGAGCTTTCGGCTTTACTTCCTGAAGTCGACCTATTTCTAGGCCTTGATGACATTCCCAAGATCGATCTCTACGTAAAACAGCTAATTGATACCCCTCCCTCTTCCAAAGAGATGCCTGCATTGAATTTTTCTCCAAGGTTTATTCCTGATTTTGAGCATCCAAGACTCAAACTCACTCCTTCCCACTTTGGCTACTTAAAGATCGCCGAAGGATGCAATCATCCTTGCACCTTTTGCATTATTCCCAGGATAAGGGGCAGGTATCGAAGCCGCACCATACAGAATGTGGTCGCCGAAGCAGAAGCGATGATACGACGGGGAACAAAAGAAATCATCCTTGTTTCTCAAGATACTACCTTCTACGGCCGTGATCTCTCCAACGGGCAATCTTCCTTGCTCGTAGACCTATTGGATAGCTTGGAAACCCTGGAAGGAGATTTCTGGATCCGGCTCCTTTATACCCATCCCGCCCATTGGAATGCATCCTTGATTGAGAAATTCAGCACTTCAAAAAAAATCGCCAAGTATATCGATATTCCCATCCAACATATTTCCAATCCTGTTCTTGAGAGAATGCAGAGAAAAACTGAAGAATCCTACATTAGAGAGCTTCTTGCGGAAATGAGAACAAAAATTAAAAACGCGGCTATCCGAACGACGCTCATCGTGGGATTCCCTGGAGAATCGGAAGAAGATTTTCAGAAACTCTGTTCATTTGTAAGTTCATTCAAGTTTGACAGGCTTGGTGTATTCCCTTACTCTGCTGAAGAAGGAACAAAAGCTGAAAAAATGAACGGCCAAGTTCCTGAAATCGTTAAAAAGAGACGGGCAAAAAAAATCATGGAACTCCAAAAAGAGATAGCGAAGGAAAAAAACAAGGAGCTGGTGGGAAAAACTCTAAAAGTTCTCGTGGATTATCCCGGTGTAGCCCGAACCGAATGGGACTGCCCGGATGTCGATGCTCTTGTTCATGTTCCCTATCATCTTCCCCCCGGTCATTTCACAGAAGTTAAAATTGTAGATTTCAAAGAATACGATTTGATCGCCCGATAA